A single window of Gimesia chilikensis DNA harbors:
- the lexA gene encoding transcriptional repressor LexA, translating into MIDQKVKLTERQQAIYQFLKDKIINRGYGPTVREIGDAFDIRSPNGVMGHLKALERKGLIKRKSHISRSIQLCDNAQKPANIHLAGSLQAGAPIGTTVGDSQVDFSSLFESGDNFCLKVKGTSMIEAQIQDGDYVIVKKQDTCQQGEIVVALVDQEEATLKRFYQEADRVRLEPANSSMAPIYSNNVQILGVVKGVIRKFV; encoded by the coding sequence ATGATTGACCAGAAAGTCAAGCTGACAGAACGCCAACAGGCTATTTACCAGTTTCTAAAAGATAAGATTATTAACCGTGGCTATGGCCCCACAGTCCGTGAGATTGGCGATGCATTCGATATTCGCTCTCCCAACGGCGTCATGGGACACCTCAAGGCACTCGAACGCAAAGGGCTGATCAAACGTAAGTCGCATATCTCACGTTCGATTCAACTCTGTGACAACGCCCAGAAACCGGCCAACATCCATCTGGCAGGATCGCTGCAGGCGGGTGCCCCGATTGGTACAACCGTGGGCGATTCACAAGTCGATTTCAGCTCCCTGTTTGAATCGGGCGACAACTTCTGCCTGAAAGTCAAAGGGACTTCCATGATCGAAGCCCAGATTCAGGATGGCGACTACGTGATCGTCAAAAAACAGGACACCTGCCAGCAGGGTGAAATCGTGGTTGCCCTCGTTGATCAGGAGGAAGCAACGCTGAAACGCTTCTATCAGGAAGCAGATCGCGTGCGGCTCGAACCTGCCAACTCAAGCATGGCCCCCATCTATTCCAACAATGTCCAGATTCTGGGTGTTGTCAAAGGGGTCATCCGGAAGTTCGTTTAA